Proteins encoded together in one Halothermothrix orenii H 168 window:
- a CDS encoding gamma-glutamyl-gamma-aminobutyrate hydrolase family protein, producing the protein MAVIGITSGQQKNGTECRIPKTYVKAIVRAGGVPLVLPVLTNKDILKKYIELIDGLLLTGGGDPDPRYFYEEPRPGLGEVDPQRDEFEILITGLALNTGLPLLGICRGCQLINIVEGGTLYQDLEKEYPNPLKHNQSSPGKYPFHTVHVKKESWLYSISKMTNFRVNSVHHQAIKEVAPGYKATALAEDGVIEAIEKSGDGFVFGVQWHPEQMVNDSVSLKIFTEFVNRVD; encoded by the coding sequence ATGGCGGTTATTGGAATCACATCAGGCCAGCAGAAAAATGGAACCGAATGCCGCATACCTAAAACATATGTTAAGGCTATTGTCAGGGCCGGGGGGGTACCACTGGTCCTGCCGGTATTGACAAATAAAGATATCTTAAAGAAATATATAGAGCTAATAGACGGGCTTTTGTTGACCGGCGGTGGTGACCCGGATCCCCGTTATTTCTATGAAGAACCCCGTCCTGGCCTGGGAGAGGTTGATCCACAGCGGGACGAATTTGAAATATTAATTACAGGCCTTGCTTTAAATACAGGTTTACCTCTACTGGGAATCTGCCGTGGCTGCCAGTTGATCAATATAGTTGAAGGGGGTACCCTTTATCAGGACCTGGAAAAAGAATACCCTAATCCCCTGAAACATAATCAGTCTTCTCCGGGAAAATACCCGTTTCATACCGTACATGTAAAAAAAGAGTCCTGGCTATACTCAATTTCCAAAATGACTAATTTTCGTGTTAACAGTGTTCATCATCAGGCGATTAAGGAGGTCGCTCCAGGTTATAAAGCCACTGCTCTGGCAGAAGATGGGGTTATAGAGGCTATTGAAAAATCAGGAGATGGATTTGTTTTCGGGGTTCAATGGCATCCGGAACAGATGGTTAATGATAGTGTCAGTTTAAAAATATTTACTGAATTTGTTAACCGGGTGGATTAA
- a CDS encoding L,D-transpeptidase family protein, protein MSCFFCFKRFKEYFALDKNKNILKTGKGIIRGKRSVGIITNLRICSGVFLIWLSLFLITGSFSVLAEIEIPEGEKYYIIINTYQRTLTLYKDGKPYKRYPVAIGKPTTRSPVGEWAIIGKSKDWGGGFGTRWLGLNVPWGIYGIHGTNKPGSIGRAASHGCIRMFNRDVEELYDIVPVKTRVKIIGRRIPITVNRILKPGMTGLSVMQLQDNLREYGFNPGYMDARYGPTTVEAVKELESQFGLKVDGIADWSVLYILNLPDD, encoded by the coding sequence ATGTCCTGTTTCTTTTGCTTCAAAAGATTTAAAGAATATTTTGCCCTGGATAAAAATAAAAATATCCTAAAGACAGGAAAAGGTATCATAAGGGGGAAAAGATCTGTTGGGATAATAACTAACCTTCGTATATGTTCAGGAGTTTTTCTGATCTGGTTATCTTTATTTTTAATAACTGGTAGTTTCAGTGTACTGGCTGAAATTGAAATACCGGAAGGTGAAAAGTATTACATAATAATCAATACTTATCAAAGGACTTTAACCCTTTACAAGGACGGTAAACCATATAAAAGATACCCGGTAGCAATAGGGAAGCCAACAACGAGATCACCGGTTGGAGAATGGGCTATAATTGGTAAAAGTAAAGACTGGGGTGGTGGTTTCGGGACCAGGTGGCTCGGTCTTAATGTCCCCTGGGGGATATACGGAATTCATGGTACCAATAAACCAGGTTCCATCGGCCGGGCAGCCAGCCATGGCTGCATCAGGATGTTTAACCGGGATGTTGAAGAATTATATGACATAGTACCGGTTAAGACCAGGGTTAAAATTATCGGTAGAAGAATTCCTATTACAGTTAACAGGATCTTAAAACCGGGTATGACCGGCTTATCGGTAATGCAGCTCCAGGATAACTTACGGGAGTATGGTTTTAATCCTGGTTATATGGATGCCCGATATGGCCCGACTACCGTGGAAGCAGTTAAAGAACTCGAGTCCCAGTTTGGGTTGAAGGTAGATGGTATAGCTGACTGGAGTGTCCTCTATATCTTGAATCTTCCTGATGATTGA
- a CDS encoding DUF2905 domain-containing protein, whose protein sequence is MWYNKVEVILMDGFNELGRILIFFGLFIAVLGAIIYFLGGNFAWFGNLPGDIKVEKGNFTFYFPLTTMIIISLIINILVRIFR, encoded by the coding sequence TTGTGGTATAATAAGGTTGAGGTGATATTGATGGATGGTTTTAATGAACTGGGAAGGATTTTAATTTTCTTTGGTCTGTTTATTGCTGTCCTGGGAGCCATAATATATTTTCTTGGAGGCAATTTTGCCTGGTTTGGAAACCTTCCCGGGGATATAAAGGTTGAAAAGGGGAATTTCACGTTTTATTTCCCCCTGACTACCATGATCATCATTAGCTTAATTATTAATATTCTCGTCAGGATTTTTCGTTAA
- a CDS encoding TatD family hydrolase, producing the protein MQLIDTHAHLDFPRFKKDRVKVIKRAEEDGVKYIINVGADLASSHRSLRLSQEYDHIFATVGIHPHDADQVDGRALKVLKDLAKADKVVAIGEIGLDYYYDNSPRDVQKEAFKRQLELAHKLKLPVVIHSREADEDTLEILKEMEVGELGGVMHCFAGHLEMARECLSLNMYLAFGGVITFKNADKTREVVREIPLDRILIETDSPYLTPHPYRGKRNEPSYVRFVAEKIAELKDKSMEEITRITTANAINAFNLSL; encoded by the coding sequence ATGCAGTTAATAGATACCCATGCCCATCTTGATTTTCCCCGTTTTAAGAAAGACCGGGTTAAGGTTATCAAACGGGCGGAGGAAGATGGTGTGAAGTATATTATAAACGTCGGGGCTGACCTGGCCTCGAGTCACCGTTCCCTGAGATTGAGTCAGGAGTATGATCATATTTTTGCAACTGTAGGGATTCATCCCCATGATGCTGATCAGGTTGATGGCCGGGCCCTCAAGGTTTTAAAGGATCTGGCTAAGGCAGATAAAGTGGTAGCTATTGGAGAAATAGGTCTGGATTATTATTATGATAATTCCCCCCGTGATGTTCAGAAGGAGGCCTTTAAAAGGCAACTTGAGCTGGCCCACAAACTTAAATTACCGGTTGTTATCCACAGCCGGGAGGCTGATGAGGATACCCTGGAAATTCTGAAGGAGATGGAGGTTGGTGAACTCGGGGGAGTAATGCACTGTTTTGCCGGTCATTTAGAAATGGCCAGGGAATGTTTGAGTTTAAATATGTACCTGGCTTTTGGAGGGGTAATTACCTTTAAAAATGCTGATAAGACCAGGGAGGTAGTCAGAGAGATTCCACTTGACAGGATTCTGATTGAAACTGATAGCCCCTATCTTACCCCTCACCCCTACCGTGGAAAGAGAAATGAACCTTCTTATGTCAGATTTGTTGCCGAAAAGATTGCTGAACTTAAGGATAAGTCTATGGAGGAAATTACCCGGATAACTACTGCAAATGCCATTAATGCCTTTAACTTATCATTGTAG
- a CDS encoding MFS transporter, whose protein sequence is MNTQKGLEKTLPEKEMKKSVKKNIMFLLMGKFVSVLGSQIYSFAISLYVLSITGSGLSFSLTLALSTLPRVIFGPISGVIADRVDRKKMVVAMDIISGLVVIGLFSLSIIDELRLVYIYSTTFLLSTCSIFFNTPLTASLPNIVDDENLTRINSLSQTIESISSIAGPFIGGIVYAIMDIKTFLVINGISFIISGISELFIDFKLNSRGRVLEESNMEKEKVSFFVDLKEGIRYIASQKWLIVLSSFFVILNMLVMMGLLVPVPYIVREIWGFTSQQYGYLNSMFPMGILVGSLLLAILPQKGKKFKRFMFFTMVFSIAVISVGIITSEMIFELNNLQYLFILMGLYFIISVSAIFINVPLEVTLQRLVPDDKRGRVEGSLGSLSEALSPIGVIVAGVLVDLISPWILPITCGIIMLVLSIAMGRVKVVKEI, encoded by the coding sequence TTGAATACACAAAAAGGTTTGGAAAAAACACTACCCGAAAAAGAAATGAAAAAATCAGTAAAAAAGAATATTATGTTTTTATTAATGGGGAAATTCGTTTCTGTACTGGGTAGTCAAATTTATTCTTTTGCAATCAGCCTCTATGTTTTATCAATAACTGGTTCGGGTCTTAGTTTTTCTCTTACCCTGGCACTTTCTACCTTACCCAGGGTTATTTTTGGTCCCATTTCGGGGGTAATAGCTGACAGGGTTGATAGAAAGAAAATGGTAGTAGCAATGGATATTATTAGTGGATTAGTGGTAATTGGATTATTTTCCCTAAGTATAATTGATGAACTCAGGTTAGTCTATATTTATTCAACTACATTTTTGCTTTCTACGTGTAGTATCTTTTTTAACACCCCCTTAACTGCATCCCTGCCAAACATTGTGGATGATGAAAATCTTACAAGGATCAATTCATTGAGTCAAACTATAGAATCTATATCGTCAATTGCCGGACCTTTTATTGGCGGTATTGTTTATGCAATTATGGATATTAAAACATTTTTAGTTATTAATGGAATATCTTTTATAATCTCAGGGATATCAGAATTATTTATAGATTTCAAATTGAATAGTCGTGGAAGAGTTCTTGAAGAAAGTAATATGGAGAAAGAAAAGGTATCCTTTTTTGTTGATTTAAAGGAAGGCATAAGATATATAGCTAGTCAGAAATGGCTTATTGTCCTCAGTTCATTTTTTGTAATATTAAATATGTTGGTCATGATGGGTTTACTGGTACCAGTTCCCTATATTGTAAGGGAAATCTGGGGATTTACCTCCCAACAATATGGTTATTTAAATTCAATGTTTCCGATGGGAATATTAGTTGGCTCTCTTTTGCTGGCTATTTTGCCGCAAAAGGGAAAGAAATTTAAAAGGTTTATGTTTTTTACTATGGTTTTTTCAATTGCTGTTATTTCAGTTGGTATAATTACTTCAGAGATGATTTTTGAACTGAACAACCTGCAGTATTTGTTTATTTTAATGGGTTTATACTTTATTATATCAGTATCTGCCATATTTATTAATGTCCCCCTTGAAGTGACATTACAACGGCTTGTACCAGATGATAAACGTGGTAGGGTTGAGGGGAGTTTAGGGTCCCTATCTGAGGCTTTATCGCCAATAGGTGTTATAGTTGCTGGTGTACTTGTTGACTTAATATCTCCCTGGATTTTACCTATCACTTGTGGAATTATAATGTTGGTTTTGTCTATAGCAATGGGGAGGGTAAAAGTTGTTAAGGAAATCTAA
- a CDS encoding helix-turn-helix transcriptional regulator produces MSTISEPLIGELMAIAKLLAYQIRNEMENNKKLYTKVKKIKLSEKQIDVLKLISNGLTEKAIALELEININTTKYHKKIICQKLDVNCGTEAVLKAIQLKLL; encoded by the coding sequence GTGTCAACAATTAGTGAACCATTAATAGGTGAATTAATGGCAATAGCAAAATTATTAGCTTACCAGATAAGAAATGAAATGGAAAATAATAAAAAGCTATATACTAAAGTAAAAAAAATTAAATTATCGGAAAAACAAATAGATGTATTGAAATTGATCTCAAATGGTTTAACAGAAAAAGCAATTGCCCTTGAGTTGGAAATAAACATTAATACTACAAAATATCATAAGAAAATTATATGCCAGAAGTTAGATGTAAACTGTGGAACCGAGGCAGTATTAAAGGCTATTCAATTAAAGCTTCTCTAG
- a CDS encoding lactate utilization protein → MLPKEKYYQITAEKLIERFAKRGIEGYYCPTGEQAVDKVFELIDEGASVSWGGSMTLKELGLHEKIKNGDYVVYDRAEANNNKEKEEIYHKALNSDFYLMSSNAITLGGKLVNIDGNGNRIAALIYGPKNVIVVAGMNKVTTDEESAMKRIRNYASPVNALRLSQNTPCAATGECHDCLSDACICCQVLVTRKSRTKNRIKVILVGEELSY, encoded by the coding sequence ATGTTGCCAAAAGAAAAGTATTATCAGATTACTGCAGAAAAATTGATTGAAAGGTTTGCCAAACGTGGTATTGAAGGTTATTACTGTCCGACCGGAGAACAGGCGGTAGATAAGGTATTTGAGCTGATTGATGAGGGAGCCAGTGTGTCATGGGGAGGTTCAATGACGTTAAAGGAACTGGGACTACACGAGAAAATAAAAAATGGTGACTATGTTGTTTATGACAGGGCAGAGGCAAATAATAATAAAGAAAAGGAAGAGATATACCATAAGGCACTAAACAGTGATTTTTATCTTATGAGCTCAAATGCCATCACCCTCGGCGGTAAGCTTGTTAACATTGACGGGAATGGTAACAGGATTGCAGCTTTAATATATGGACCTAAGAATGTTATTGTAGTTGCAGGTATGAATAAGGTTACAACAGATGAAGAGAGTGCTATGAAAAGGATAAGGAACTATGCTTCACCGGTTAATGCGCTAAGGCTCAGTCAAAATACACCCTGTGCTGCTACCGGTGAATGTCATGACTGCCTGTCAGATGCTTGTATCTGTTGTCAGGTGCTTGTAACAAGGAAATCAAGGACAAAAAACAGGATAAAGGTAATACTGGTTGGCGAGGAACTGAGTTATTAA
- a CDS encoding calcium-transporting P-type ATPase, PMR1-type produces METWYNKSIEEVSKDQKTNIDQGLTVEEAKKRLDETGPNRLKESKGRSPWQMFIDQFKDALVIILLFSAIISAAVGEISDSLVIAVILILNSTLGVIQEYKAEKSLAALKELASPRALVLRDGKQQKVEASQLVPGDIVLLDAGDYVPADLRLISVTDLKIEESVLTGESVPVEKTDKIIKDEKPPLGDQKNMAFMGTIVTYGRGRGIVTGTGMDTEMGKIAEALKDDKREPTPLQKRLDRMGKKLGLAVIGIAAIIILMGWLRGIDLLEMFMTGISLAVAAVPEGLPAVVTIVLALGVQRMIKRHAIIRRLPAVETLGATTIICTDKTGTLTKNEMTVKSIFLPGRNIKVSGEGYKPEGKFIEGNTEVKTNSDKDLALLLKAASLCNNAELTRNKDNNRDIIGDPTEGSLVVAAEKAGFTKERLNNDYERIKEFPFDSERKRMSTVHRTPDKKVIAFVKGAPDQILKRCIGYQINGKVKDLDDNVREEIVKQNKEYASQALRVLAVAYKPLDGENNLHIDNVEKGLIFLGLMGMIDPPRREVADSVKLCKQAGIRPVMITGDYSLTARAIAEELGIYKNGDKIITGSELEDMNPEELKEAVSLTTVYARVSPHHKSKIVQALKDSNEVVAMTGDGVNDAPALKKADIGVAMGITGTDVAKEAADMVLTDDNFASIVSAVEEGRGIYSNIKKFIHFLLSCNVGEIITLFLAIIVGLPRPLIPIQILWVNLVTDGFPALALGVDPAAPDLMEKPPRDPDEGVFAGKMGVNIISQGLFIGLLTLVIFFLGLHYFSLPVGQTMAFATLSFSQLIQALNARSREYSLFRLGILTNKYLILAIMISGLLQLGVMFIPFLQAAFKVIPLTGTQWLIVLLASLTPLPYVEILKALGITREE; encoded by the coding sequence ATGGAAACATGGTATAACAAATCTATTGAAGAAGTATCAAAGGATCAAAAAACAAATATTGATCAGGGGTTAACAGTTGAAGAGGCAAAAAAACGGCTGGATGAAACAGGCCCCAATAGGTTAAAAGAAAGCAAAGGACGTTCCCCCTGGCAGATGTTTATCGACCAGTTTAAAGATGCGCTGGTCATTATCCTTTTATTTTCTGCTATAATTTCAGCAGCAGTCGGTGAAATTAGTGATTCGTTGGTTATCGCCGTTATCCTTATTTTAAATTCAACCCTGGGGGTTATTCAGGAATATAAAGCCGAGAAATCGCTGGCGGCCTTAAAGGAACTCGCTTCTCCCAGGGCCCTCGTTCTCCGGGACGGGAAACAACAAAAAGTCGAAGCCAGCCAGCTGGTACCCGGAGATATTGTCCTGCTTGATGCCGGTGATTATGTCCCGGCAGATTTAAGGCTTATCTCCGTAACAGATTTAAAAATTGAAGAATCAGTCCTTACCGGTGAATCGGTCCCGGTTGAGAAAACCGATAAGATAATTAAAGATGAAAAACCACCCCTCGGTGACCAGAAAAATATGGCCTTCATGGGGACTATTGTTACCTATGGAAGGGGTCGCGGAATTGTTACCGGAACTGGAATGGATACAGAAATGGGTAAAATTGCTGAAGCCCTGAAAGATGATAAACGGGAGCCCACTCCCCTGCAAAAAAGACTGGATAGAATGGGGAAAAAGCTTGGCCTTGCTGTTATTGGCATAGCTGCCATTATCATTCTGATGGGATGGCTGCGTGGTATTGATTTACTGGAAATGTTTATGACCGGAATCTCCCTGGCTGTAGCGGCAGTTCCCGAAGGCCTTCCTGCCGTTGTCACCATCGTCCTCGCCCTCGGGGTCCAGCGTATGATTAAAAGACACGCCATAATTCGTCGTCTCCCGGCTGTTGAGACCCTGGGAGCCACTACTATTATATGTACAGATAAAACGGGAACACTAACTAAAAATGAGATGACCGTTAAGTCCATTTTCCTTCCCGGACGAAATATCAAGGTAAGTGGTGAGGGGTATAAACCGGAAGGCAAGTTTATAGAGGGCAACACAGAAGTCAAAACTAATTCCGACAAAGACCTGGCCCTTTTACTTAAAGCTGCCTCTCTCTGTAATAATGCAGAATTAACCCGTAATAAGGATAATAACCGGGATATTATTGGTGACCCCACTGAAGGGTCCCTAGTAGTAGCTGCTGAAAAAGCAGGTTTTACAAAAGAAAGGCTTAATAATGATTATGAGCGTATTAAAGAATTCCCTTTTGACTCAGAAAGAAAACGAATGTCAACCGTTCACCGGACTCCTGATAAAAAAGTTATAGCATTTGTTAAAGGGGCCCCTGATCAGATACTAAAACGGTGCATCGGTTATCAAATTAACGGTAAGGTTAAGGACCTTGATGATAACGTGAGAGAAGAAATTGTAAAGCAGAATAAGGAATATGCCTCACAGGCTTTGAGGGTCCTGGCAGTTGCCTATAAACCACTGGACGGAGAAAATAATTTACATATTGACAATGTTGAAAAGGGGTTAATTTTCCTCGGTTTGATGGGTATGATTGACCCACCACGGCGGGAGGTCGCTGATTCAGTTAAGTTATGCAAACAGGCCGGGATTCGCCCGGTTATGATTACCGGTGATTACTCTCTGACGGCACGGGCCATTGCTGAAGAACTCGGTATATATAAAAATGGGGATAAAATCATTACCGGCAGTGAACTGGAAGATATGAACCCTGAAGAACTTAAAGAAGCTGTTTCCCTGACAACTGTCTATGCCCGGGTATCACCCCACCATAAGAGCAAAATAGTTCAGGCCCTTAAAGATAGTAATGAAGTGGTAGCTATGACCGGTGATGGTGTTAATGATGCTCCGGCCCTTAAAAAGGCAGATATAGGGGTAGCCATGGGTATTACAGGTACCGATGTAGCCAAAGAAGCGGCGGACATGGTCTTAACCGATGATAATTTTGCTTCAATTGTCTCGGCCGTTGAAGAAGGCAGAGGGATTTACTCCAATATCAAGAAATTTATTCATTTTCTACTATCATGTAATGTCGGAGAGATAATAACCCTCTTCCTGGCAATCATAGTCGGTTTGCCACGTCCTTTAATCCCAATCCAGATCCTCTGGGTAAACCTGGTGACCGATGGGTTCCCGGCCCTGGCCCTGGGGGTTGACCCGGCTGCTCCCGATTTAATGGAAAAACCACCCCGTGACCCTGATGAGGGGGTCTTTGCCGGAAAAATGGGGGTCAATATAATAAGCCAGGGACTTTTTATCGGACTATTAACACTGGTTATATTTTTCCTGGGGTTACACTATTTTTCCCTGCCGGTAGGCCAGACTATGGCTTTTGCCACCCTGAGTTTTTCCCAGCTAATTCAGGCTTTAAATGCCCGTTCCCGGGAGTATTCTCTCTTCAGACTGGGTATTCTCACCAATAAATATCTAATTCTGGCCATAATGATATCAGGCCTGTTACAGCTTGGGGTAATGTTTATCCCCTTCCTCCAGGCTGCCTTTAAAGTTATCCCCTTAACCGGAACCCAGTGGCTTATTGTTTTACTGGCCTCACTAACCCCCTTGCCCTATGTTGAAATCCTGAAAGCCCTGGGTATAACCCGGGAAGAATAG
- a CDS encoding CPBP family intramembrane glutamic endopeptidase, which yields MIIQVITGGLAGIVLGFIGEFTELNELIVFSVLAIAMVIPCFPVIWIGLVKSKQSLKEFLSLKFKVELIWPALILFLGLPVVISGVYNFIMWFFDLNTDLYGLIGLQRVNILLVWTVICFIMPVLEEIIFRGIILNGLLRHYRVGTAIFMSAIIFSVVHLNIPQGITALITGLVFGWIYYRTKYFLLPVIGHIIVNSMAILGSRYTEIDGFSNFKGSFQPLWLTLSGVLLTIAGFYLVHTNVNRFENMNKLNDNKEYVKDHSSL from the coding sequence TTGATTATTCAGGTTATAACTGGAGGATTGGCCGGAATTGTTCTGGGCTTTATCGGGGAGTTTACGGAATTAAATGAGTTAATAGTGTTTTCAGTTCTGGCCATTGCCATGGTTATACCATGTTTTCCTGTAATCTGGATTGGCCTTGTTAAATCAAAACAGAGCTTGAAAGAATTTCTTTCCCTGAAATTTAAGGTGGAGTTAATCTGGCCGGCCCTTATCCTGTTCCTGGGGTTACCTGTTGTAATATCAGGGGTTTATAATTTTATCATGTGGTTTTTTGATCTGAATACTGATCTTTATGGTCTAATTGGGCTTCAGAGGGTCAATATACTGCTTGTCTGGACGGTTATATGTTTTATTATGCCAGTTTTAGAAGAAATAATTTTCAGGGGAATAATACTGAATGGCTTATTAAGACACTACCGGGTGGGAACAGCTATTTTTATGTCTGCCATTATTTTTAGTGTGGTTCACCTTAATATTCCCCAGGGTATTACGGCCCTGATAACAGGTCTTGTTTTTGGCTGGATTTATTATAGAACAAAGTATTTTCTGTTACCGGTTATAGGCCATATAATAGTTAACAGTATGGCTATTCTCGGGTCAAGGTATACGGAGATAGATGGTTTCAGTAATTTTAAAGGTAGTTTTCAACCATTATGGTTGACCCTGAGTGGAGTATTATTAACTATAGCAGGTTTTTATTTAGTCCATACCAATGTAAATAGGTTTGAAAATATGAATAAACTTAATGATAATAAGGAATATGTAAAAGACCACAGTTCCCTTTAG
- a CDS encoding DUF3857 domain-containing protein, translated as MIKINRYLDMTKWRLIIFMLVLSIVIVWGQAVRAEEEDFAPDGFPHASAFIVKRETVANYTIIPYKIRETVIIKVLNNKGVDKYKNITLDYNNLREELKILDARVLDGEVIEDYIELDTSFLESKYEIEVTEAEISKMHPHLKQKVINIPDLKKGTTIYLSYLREIWSPPLEEEFWLVRDFGGREPVKEATLRVITWVNEDINYEGSIEPEIEEDGLKVYYTWSKENILPVTGEVGSPSLEDMVDVVSVSSLDSWDKFSNWYRQKLENRYNITGEQFISILELTEGMENRQKITKSIYNFVKSRSNYIDIQYDYHFIPREAAGVYKNPTGDSKDLAILLISLLRRLGIEAEPGLVCLRNNVNLDLDVPNPALFKYMVVYVPEFKLFLDPSPGYTGFGELSPYIQGKKVLLPYHNKTEEVPVLPPEFNKEVINQEVNLLPGGTATVNIYQTTGGSFSTYYKKIYSQYSPEQWENLLNSYIQTAYDRVIVDEYNVSGVTGLDNNFSSWARSLEVEGYAKKLDDSLIFHPLRFPVGFEQFTIDENRKTPLYLGTTSNIVRELKLILPEGYKVTYLPQQINRSNEVGSIKLNREVKEGMVYLYFNFVIKKPWITPDECYLFNDLVRWLKVIKRDQIIIKKNKLMKTDIEEEVSAGEGVEEPEENEDTNLGQ; from the coding sequence ATGATAAAAATAAACCGTTATTTAGATATGACGAAGTGGAGATTAATAATTTTTATGTTAGTATTATCAATAGTTATAGTGTGGGGACAGGCAGTCCGGGCCGAAGAGGAAGATTTCGCTCCTGATGGTTTTCCCCATGCTTCTGCCTTTATTGTTAAACGGGAGACGGTAGCCAATTATACTATTATTCCCTATAAAATCAGGGAAACGGTAATTATAAAGGTTTTAAATAATAAGGGTGTAGATAAATATAAGAATATCACCCTGGATTATAACAATCTCAGGGAAGAATTAAAAATCCTTGATGCCAGGGTTCTGGATGGTGAAGTGATTGAAGATTACATAGAGCTGGATACATCTTTTTTAGAAAGCAAGTATGAAATTGAGGTTACAGAGGCAGAAATTTCAAAGATGCATCCACACCTGAAGCAGAAGGTTATAAACATTCCTGACCTCAAAAAAGGAACCACAATTTATCTCTCATACCTGAGGGAGATCTGGTCTCCGCCCCTTGAGGAGGAATTCTGGCTTGTAAGAGATTTTGGAGGCCGGGAACCTGTAAAAGAGGCTACTCTGAGGGTAATTACATGGGTAAATGAAGATATAAATTATGAAGGAAGTATTGAGCCTGAAATAGAGGAAGACGGATTAAAGGTTTATTATACCTGGTCTAAGGAGAATATACTGCCTGTTACCGGGGAAGTAGGGTCCCCGTCTTTAGAAGACATGGTTGATGTAGTTTCTGTATCTTCTCTTGACTCATGGGATAAATTTTCGAACTGGTATCGACAAAAGCTTGAGAACAGATACAATATAACAGGTGAACAGTTTATTTCCATTCTGGAACTGACCGAAGGTATGGAAAACAGGCAGAAAATAACTAAAAGTATTTATAATTTTGTAAAAAGCAGGTCCAATTATATTGATATACAATATGATTATCATTTTATCCCCAGGGAGGCAGCCGGAGTTTATAAAAACCCGACCGGAGACAGTAAAGATCTGGCGATTTTGCTTATATCTTTATTAAGAAGGCTGGGGATAGAGGCTGAACCGGGGCTGGTATGTTTGAGAAATAATGTTAATCTTGACCTGGACGTTCCAAATCCCGCTCTGTTTAAATATATGGTGGTCTATGTTCCAGAATTTAAACTTTTCCTGGACCCGTCACCAGGTTATACTGGTTTTGGGGAATTATCTCCCTATATACAGGGAAAAAAAGTATTATTGCCCTATCACAATAAGACAGAGGAGGTTCCGGTATTACCACCTGAGTTTAACAAAGAAGTTATAAATCAGGAAGTAAACCTCTTACCGGGAGGTACTGCTACTGTTAATATCTATCAGACAACCGGTGGTTCTTTTTCAACATATTATAAAAAAATATACAGTCAATATTCCCCGGAACAATGGGAAAATTTACTCAATAGTTATATTCAAACAGCCTATGACAGGGTTATAGTGGATGAATATAATGTTTCGGGGGTTACAGGACTGGATAATAATTTTTCGTCCTGGGCCCGTTCTCTGGAAGTAGAGGGTTATGCTAAAAAACTCGATGATTCTTTGATTTTTCATCCCCTGAGGTTTCCGGTAGGATTTGAACAATTTACTATAGATGAGAACAGGAAGACTCCTCTATATCTGGGAACGACTTCAAATATTGTCCGGGAATTAAAGTTAATTTTACCTGAAGGGTATAAAGTCACCTATCTTCCCCAGCAAATAAACAGGTCAAATGAAGTCGGTAGTATTAAGTTAAACCGGGAAGTAAAAGAAGGTATGGTTTATCTTTATTTTAATTTTGTTATCAAAAAGCCGTGGATTACTCCCGATGAATGTTATCTGTTTAATGATTTAGTCAGGTGGCTTAAGGTAATTAAAAGGGACCAGATTATTATAAAGAAAAATAAACTAATGAAGACTGATATAGAAGAGGAGGTTAGTGCAGGAGAGGGGGTAGAGGAACCAGAGGAAAATGAAGATACAAATTTAGGCCAGTAA